From the Chloroflexus aurantiacus J-10-fl genome, one window contains:
- a CDS encoding CDP-alcohol phosphatidyltransferase family protein: MALRDLIQPRELLYPSNLLTISRILLLPATIYYMQRSDRRQRALVLLAITMLTDALDGPLARRRGEVSKLGQILDPIADKVLIDSAAVMLSRTRGFPWWATGLLIFRDVGILLAGLIVLRRKAHITTAASSGKLTTLAMTIVALLYLAGGPRWGKPALYIALIPFSLSFVQYGWRFLRIMRSGDK; this comes from the coding sequence ATGGCGCTCCGTGATCTTATTCAGCCGCGGGAGCTACTCTACCCATCGAACCTGTTGACGATCAGCCGCATCCTGCTATTGCCGGCGACCATCTACTACATGCAGCGCAGTGATCGGCGTCAGCGGGCGTTGGTCTTACTGGCGATTACAATGCTCACCGACGCTCTCGACGGGCCACTGGCCCGCCGGCGGGGAGAGGTATCGAAGCTCGGCCAGATTCTCGATCCAATTGCCGATAAGGTGCTGATTGACTCAGCAGCAGTGATGCTCTCGCGCACACGGGGATTTCCGTGGTGGGCAACCGGCTTACTCATCTTCCGGGATGTTGGGATTTTACTGGCCGGATTAATTGTCCTGCGCCGTAAAGCGCATATCACGACGGCGGCCAGTAGCGGAAAATTGACCACCCTGGCAATGACGATTGTGGCGTTGCTGTACCTGGCCGGTGGCCCCCGCTGGGGCAAGCCGGCTCTCTACATCGCCTTGATCCCCTTTAGCCTCTCGTTTGTGCAGTACGGGTGGCGCTTTTTGCGCATTATGCGATCTGGCGATAAGTAG
- a CDS encoding DUF4013 domain-containing protein — protein sequence MNVTRAFSFVFDDPGWWKITLVIGLLQLIPVIGQIVGLGCIVAIARAVANGQERPLPQLNQLGALFSAGVYSATICIVYSLPIFLISCLFSCLLGASIAFAGNSESTFIILIGLMLCSSVFIVPLSLIIQILLIVGIGRYVQTGSVSAAFQPGSVWALLQRYPAEWLVLWLLSLLCGTVASFGTFALLVGLVVSIPYATFVFGHLLGQTVQQVTSSPASPTLSS from the coding sequence ATGAACGTAACTCGTGCTTTCAGCTTTGTCTTCGATGACCCAGGCTGGTGGAAAATAACGCTGGTGATCGGTCTGTTACAGTTGATTCCCGTGATTGGGCAGATCGTCGGGTTAGGTTGCATCGTCGCAATCGCGCGGGCAGTCGCTAATGGGCAAGAGCGTCCCTTGCCGCAATTGAATCAGCTTGGCGCTCTGTTCTCTGCAGGAGTGTACAGCGCTACCATTTGCATTGTCTACTCCTTACCCATCTTCCTGATCTCGTGTCTGTTTAGCTGCCTGCTTGGCGCCTCCATTGCCTTTGCCGGCAATAGTGAATCAACGTTCATCATCTTGATCGGTTTGATGCTCTGTTCCAGTGTTTTTATTGTGCCGCTGTCTCTGATCATTCAAATACTGTTGATCGTCGGTATAGGTCGCTACGTGCAGACCGGCTCGGTCAGCGCCGCTTTCCAACCAGGCAGTGTGTGGGCACTGCTGCAACGCTATCCGGCAGAATGGCTGGTACTGTGGCTGCTCTCGCTATTGTGTGGTACTGTCGCCAGTTTTGGCACATTTGCGTTGTTAGTTGGTTTGGTAGTTAGCATTCCATACGCAACCTTTGTATTCGGGCATCTCCTGGGACAAACGGTTCAGCAAGTAACGTCCTCTCCTGCTTCGCCGACACTGTCATCGTAA
- a CDS encoding DUF4013 domain-containing protein, which translates to MYTSSSPATLRAAIALVCRDPTWWRKCLLHGALAMTIIGLPLAVGFIMESYDNSRRGFPFPLPPWRDWTLRALTGILALLIDLAFFVLPLMVGGLLLTCSGLALVLAAQTELLEPVMQGILALTGLVWLILFLIGVAPIGRLIFAEEGRIEQALSREPLRRAFTPPYRPYFWRARLASLAAYLPAAIMVALTAGLIVVNAPWFIILLSAWLGCSAGVFAQLVGAQLYVAAEQQAQQALHA; encoded by the coding sequence GTGTACACCTCTTCATCGCCTGCTACGTTACGTGCGGCCATTGCCCTCGTCTGTCGCGATCCAACCTGGTGGCGCAAATGCCTGCTGCATGGTGCGCTGGCGATGACCATCATCGGCCTGCCACTGGCCGTTGGTTTCATTATGGAAAGCTACGACAATAGCCGACGCGGCTTTCCCTTCCCGCTACCGCCCTGGCGCGACTGGACGCTGCGTGCGTTGACCGGCATTTTGGCCCTCTTGATCGATCTGGCCTTCTTCGTCTTGCCACTGATGGTGGGGGGGCTATTACTCACCTGTAGTGGCCTGGCCCTCGTGTTAGCCGCCCAAACCGAACTGCTCGAACCGGTAATGCAGGGCATTCTGGCGCTGACGGGGTTGGTCTGGCTGATCCTGTTCCTGATCGGGGTGGCGCCTATTGGTCGTCTGATTTTTGCTGAAGAAGGACGAATCGAACAGGCGTTGAGTCGGGAGCCGCTCCGCCGTGCCTTTACTCCGCCATACCGCCCCTACTTTTGGCGAGCGCGACTGGCCAGCCTGGCCGCGTATCTACCTGCCGCCATTATGGTTGCACTTACGGCTGGTCTTATCGTTGTCAATGCTCCCTGGTTCATTATTCTCCTGTCGGCCTGGCTGGGATGCAGTGCAGGTGTCTTTGCCCAACTGGTGGGTGCGCAGCTCTACGTAGCTGCCGAACAACAGGCGCAGCAGGCACTCCACGCCTGA
- a CDS encoding CinA family nicotinamide mononucleotide deamidase-related protein produces MDAEIIAIGSELLLGVTIDTNSAYLARQLAAAGVNVYRKTVVGDNEGRITAAVREALERADLVICTGGLGPTLDDVTREAVAAALDRPLEFHPELLDQIAARFAAMNRPMSESNRRQAYVPAGARIIPNPRGTAPAFLVEDERGTVIVLPGVPGEMRYLFETAVLPYLRDERGITTVILVRTLHAVGLGESVIGERIADLMQQANPTVGISAKRARYELRIGARAESQAEAEAMIAQTEAIIRERLGPYLLGEEDLPATVARLLRERQQTIALYEGIAQAPVFKALLSLPNVEQVLRGAEIHPLDSPADAQASSDLAYAGAANVAERWQSTIGLGVQSASGPNDQGFTAVSLALVTPDGERRLTRPFDLRSADGFEFIGTAALDLLRRYLNGESE; encoded by the coding sequence ATGGATGCCGAGATCATCGCTATCGGTTCAGAGTTACTGTTAGGTGTCACCATCGACACCAACAGCGCCTATCTTGCCCGTCAATTGGCCGCTGCCGGTGTCAATGTCTATCGCAAAACGGTGGTTGGCGATAACGAAGGTCGGATTACGGCGGCAGTGCGCGAGGCGCTTGAGCGGGCCGATCTGGTGATCTGTACCGGTGGTCTCGGCCCAACCCTCGACGATGTGACCCGTGAAGCGGTTGCCGCAGCGCTTGATCGTCCCCTGGAATTTCATCCCGAACTGCTCGACCAGATTGCGGCCCGCTTTGCGGCCATGAATCGACCGATGAGCGAGAGCAATCGGCGGCAGGCGTATGTTCCGGCAGGCGCCCGGATCATTCCCAATCCCCGTGGTACTGCGCCCGCTTTTCTGGTCGAAGACGAGCGGGGGACAGTGATCGTGCTGCCCGGCGTGCCAGGCGAGATGCGGTACCTGTTTGAGACGGCCGTATTGCCGTACCTGCGCGATGAACGTGGGATCACAACTGTGATCCTCGTTCGTACCTTGCATGCGGTGGGGCTTGGTGAAAGTGTGATTGGTGAACGGATCGCCGATCTGATGCAGCAGGCCAACCCAACCGTTGGCATTTCGGCCAAGCGTGCGCGCTACGAGCTGCGGATTGGTGCCCGTGCGGAAAGCCAGGCGGAAGCGGAAGCGATGATTGCCCAAACCGAAGCCATCATCCGCGAACGCCTGGGGCCGTACCTGTTGGGTGAGGAAGATTTGCCGGCGACTGTGGCCCGGCTGCTGCGTGAACGGCAACAGACCATTGCCCTGTACGAAGGAATTGCCCAGGCTCCCGTGTTTAAGGCGCTCTTGTCGTTGCCCAATGTTGAACAGGTACTACGTGGTGCCGAGATACATCCACTTGATAGCCCGGCTGATGCGCAGGCATCCTCCGATCTGGCCTATGCCGGTGCGGCGAATGTCGCCGAGCGCTGGCAGAGCACGATTGGGCTGGGGGTGCAGTCGGCGAGTGGGCCAAACGATCAGGGATTTACCGCCGTGTCGCTCGCGCTGGTAACCCCCGATGGTGAACGACGCCTGACCCGCCCCTTTGATCTGCGTTCGGCTGATGGATTTGAGTTTATCGGTACAGCAGCTCTCGACCTGCTGCGCCGCTACCTGAACGGAGAGTCGGAGTAG
- a CDS encoding YtxH domain-containing protein has translation MTVENDAIAEVARRFAESIHAERTATLEALAAEREAAQRLLAALRREHERQSASATGAFVAGLVVGAALGFAAVALFNPRSGNETRQRLAARASSVRQSFAERLRAAIAAGQRAAAEREQELWREYRKRLSEPPPDSAA, from the coding sequence ATGACGGTTGAGAACGATGCTATCGCCGAAGTGGCTCGCCGCTTTGCCGAGTCGATCCACGCTGAACGCACGGCAACCCTCGAAGCATTGGCGGCTGAACGTGAAGCTGCCCAACGCCTGTTAGCCGCATTGCGTCGTGAACACGAACGGCAAAGCGCATCAGCAACCGGTGCGTTTGTCGCCGGGTTGGTCGTTGGTGCAGCGTTGGGCTTCGCTGCGGTTGCCCTGTTCAATCCGCGTTCAGGGAATGAGACCCGCCAACGCCTTGCAGCACGCGCCAGCAGTGTGCGCCAGTCGTTTGCCGAACGGTTACGCGCAGCGATTGCCGCCGGCCAGCGAGCTGCCGCCGAGCGCGAGCAGGAGTTGTGGCGCGAGTATCGCAAGCGCTTGAGCGAACCACCACCTGACTCGGCAGCATAA
- the thrS gene encoding threonine--tRNA ligase, giving the protein MPVDPNSDPYYRLRHSLAHVMAQAVLEIFPDAKIAIGPPIENGFYYDFDLPRPLTPEDLSEIERRMKRIIAGNHPFIYREVTAEEARQIFANQPYKLELIEGLAKGLDEYGETHHGDTVISTYRQDTFEDLCRGPHLNHTGEINPEAFKLMSIAGAYWRGDEKNRQLQRIYGTGWNTKEELEAYLHRLEEARKRDHRRLGKELGLFFFSDDIGPGLPIFTPKGEIIRHEMEKFVREVQTRYGYQHVWTGNVVKEQLYRKSGHYDNYRDSMFPPMVESEDLVFRLKPMNCPSHMTLYNQLGVISYRDLPLRFAEFATLYRYEDSGALSGLTRVRALTQDDCHIFCRPDQIQEEFSLALQVIREVLGTYQFTDYKVRLSLRGSEGKYVQDDEKWELATAALRSALEANGVEYFEVEGEAAFYGPKADFLARDVLGREWQLSTIQVDFIQPARLGCEYIGEDDKPHTPVVLHRAVTGTTERFMGILIEHYGGAFPLWLAPVQAVVIPITDKQMEFARQVRQRLFMAGLRVELDDNRDRMQGKIRRAQLQKIPYMLIIGAREEAADSVAVRTRAGEDLGAMPVDAFLARALEEIRTRS; this is encoded by the coding sequence ATGCCAGTCGATCCCAACAGCGATCCCTATTACCGCCTGCGGCATTCGCTGGCCCACGTGATGGCCCAGGCTGTGCTCGAAATCTTTCCCGATGCCAAAATTGCGATTGGGCCACCGATTGAAAACGGCTTTTACTACGACTTTGATCTGCCGCGCCCGCTCACGCCCGAAGACTTGAGCGAGATCGAGCGACGGATGAAGCGGATTATTGCCGGCAATCACCCCTTCATCTACCGTGAGGTGACGGCTGAAGAGGCTCGTCAGATCTTTGCCAATCAACCGTATAAACTGGAATTGATCGAAGGCCTGGCCAAAGGGCTTGATGAATATGGCGAGACGCACCACGGCGATACCGTCATCTCAACCTACCGCCAGGATACGTTCGAGGACCTCTGCCGCGGTCCGCATCTCAACCATACCGGCGAGATCAATCCCGAAGCCTTCAAGCTGATGAGCATCGCCGGCGCCTACTGGCGGGGTGATGAGAAGAATCGGCAGTTGCAGCGTATCTACGGCACCGGCTGGAATACGAAAGAGGAGCTGGAAGCCTATCTGCACCGGTTGGAAGAGGCGCGTAAGCGCGACCACCGCCGTCTGGGCAAAGAGCTGGGACTCTTCTTCTTTTCAGATGATATTGGTCCCGGTCTGCCGATCTTCACCCCCAAAGGGGAAATCATTCGCCACGAAATGGAGAAGTTTGTGCGCGAAGTCCAGACCCGCTACGGGTATCAACATGTCTGGACGGGCAATGTGGTGAAGGAACAGCTTTACCGCAAGTCGGGCCACTACGACAACTACCGTGACAGCATGTTCCCGCCGATGGTCGAGAGCGAAGACCTTGTCTTCCGGCTGAAGCCGATGAACTGCCCCAGCCACATGACGCTCTACAACCAGCTTGGCGTGATCAGTTACCGCGACCTTCCGCTAAGGTTTGCCGAATTTGCGACGCTCTATCGGTATGAAGATAGTGGAGCGCTGAGCGGCTTAACGCGCGTGCGCGCCTTAACCCAAGACGACTGCCACATCTTCTGTCGGCCCGATCAGATACAAGAAGAGTTCAGCCTGGCGCTCCAGGTCATTCGCGAAGTGCTGGGCACCTATCAGTTTACCGATTACAAAGTGCGGCTATCGTTGCGCGGCAGCGAAGGCAAATACGTTCAGGACGATGAGAAGTGGGAGCTGGCAACCGCCGCGCTGCGCAGTGCACTGGAAGCCAACGGTGTCGAGTACTTTGAAGTCGAAGGTGAAGCGGCATTCTACGGCCCGAAAGCCGACTTCCTTGCCCGCGATGTGCTGGGGCGTGAATGGCAACTGAGCACCATCCAGGTCGATTTTATCCAGCCGGCCCGTCTGGGGTGTGAATATATCGGCGAAGACGACAAACCCCACACACCGGTGGTCTTGCACCGCGCCGTTACCGGCACGACCGAGCGGTTTATGGGTATCCTGATCGAGCACTACGGCGGCGCGTTTCCGCTCTGGCTGGCGCCGGTGCAGGCGGTCGTCATCCCGATTACCGATAAACAGATGGAGTTTGCCCGCCAGGTGCGCCAGCGCCTGTTCATGGCGGGGCTGCGGGTCGAACTCGACGACAACCGCGACCGCATGCAGGGCAAGATTCGCCGTGCTCAGTTGCAGAAGATTCCGTATATGCTTATAATCGGCGCCAGGGAGGAAGCTGCTGACTCTGTTGCAGTACGCACCCGCGCAGGTGAAGACCTTGGCGCAATGCCGGTTGATGCATTCCTGGCCCGTGCTCTGGAGGAGATTCGCACCCGCAGTTGA